Proteins encoded together in one bacterium window:
- a CDS encoding N-6 DNA methylase, whose amino-acid sequence MNTNIKDLENRLWEAADHMRANSPLRLNEFAEPVLGLIFLKFAGVKHAKAAEEITEERKGKAKKLGGASVSRERPISSADYHARGTLFVPEKARFSYLIELSEGTDMGRAVNDAMKEIEAENKELAGILPKTFQKLDNRSIIALLKNFNQIPDDIEGDAFGRIYEYFLGKFALADGSRGGEFFTPTSIVKLIVEIIEPYQGRIYDPACGSGGMFVQSHEFVKRHLENGKKLRASREIAIYGQEKTDQTVRIAKMNLAIHGLSGDIREGNTYYEDRHKSLGKFDFTMANPPFNVSGIDKERIKDDPRFSYGIPRADNGNYLWIQIFLNSLNDKGRAGFVMSNAAGDVGHSEKEIRQKLIEDGIVDVMVAVGPNMFYNVVLSVTLWFLDRGKRKTERKNKVLFIDARNIYRQIDRAHRDWTDEQIEQIASIVRSYRNENGKKYKDVKGLCRVATIEEVKKAGYSLNPGRYVGVTDNGNGDDRNFGEKIEKLHSELKGLTDEAHKLEKNIFENLKKLNI is encoded by the coding sequence ATGAATACTAATATAAAAGATTTGGAAAATAGATTGTGGGAAGCGGCGGATCATATGCGCGCCAATTCTCCGTTGCGGCTTAATGAATTTGCCGAGCCGGTTTTGGGTTTAATTTTCCTCAAGTTTGCAGGTGTAAAACACGCAAAAGCTGCAGAAGAAATAACTGAGGAGAGAAAAGGTAAAGCCAAAAAGCTTGGCGGGGCTTCGGTTTCGCGCGAACGACCGATTTCTTCCGCGGATTATCACGCGCGCGGTACGCTCTTTGTTCCAGAAAAAGCTCGGTTTTCATATCTCATAGAATTGTCAGAGGGAACGGATATGGGCAGAGCCGTAAATGACGCGATGAAAGAGATTGAAGCGGAAAATAAGGAGCTTGCTGGCATTCTTCCGAAAACATTTCAAAAACTGGACAATCGTTCTATCATCGCGCTTCTCAAAAACTTCAATCAAATTCCGGACGATATTGAAGGAGATGCGTTCGGTAGAATTTATGAATACTTCCTCGGTAAGTTCGCGCTTGCGGATGGCTCGCGCGGAGGCGAATTTTTCACACCGACAAGTATTGTCAAACTTATCGTTGAGATCATTGAACCGTATCAGGGCAGGATTTACGATCCGGCTTGCGGTTCCGGCGGTATGTTTGTGCAGTCACACGAGTTCGTAAAACGGCATTTGGAAAACGGAAAGAAGTTAAGAGCTTCGCGTGAGATTGCGATTTACGGTCAAGAGAAAACAGACCAAACGGTTCGCATCGCAAAAATGAACCTTGCTATTCACGGCCTTTCCGGAGACATCCGCGAAGGTAATACCTATTACGAGGATCGCCACAAAAGTTTAGGAAAATTTGATTTCACAATGGCAAATCCTCCGTTCAATGTGAGCGGGATTGATAAGGAGCGTATCAAAGACGATCCGCGATTTTCGTATGGCATACCGAGAGCGGACAACGGCAATTATCTCTGGATTCAAATCTTTCTAAATTCGTTAAACGATAAAGGACGCGCTGGGTTTGTTATGTCTAATGCGGCAGGTGATGTAGGGCATAGTGAGAAAGAAATCCGCCAAAAATTAATTGAAGATGGAATTGTGGATGTGATGGTCGCTGTTGGTCCGAATATGTTCTATAATGTCGTGCTTTCAGTAACGCTTTGGTTTTTGGACAGAGGTAAAAGGAAAACGGAGCGCAAAAACAAAGTTCTCTTTATTGACGCCCGCAATATCTACCGGCAAATAGACCGGGCGCATCGCGATTGGACCGATGAGCAGATAGAACAAATCGCAAGCATTGTAAGAAGCTACCGCAATGAGAATGGGAAAAAGTACAAAGATGTAAAAGGGCTTTGCCGAGTGGCGACGATAGAAGAAGTGAAAAAAGCCGGTTATTCGCTTAACCCGGGCCGCTATGTTGGCGTTACCGACAATGGAAATGGAGACGATAGAAACTTTGGAGAAAAAATCGAAAAGCTTCACAGCGAGCTTAAAGGATTAACCGATGAAGCGCACAAACTGGAGAAGAACATTTTTGAGAATTTGAAGAAATTGAATATATGA
- the radC gene encoding DNA repair protein RadC has product MKIKDLPKIERPREKLIAKGAENLKDSELLAILLRTGKTGKNVIEIASQILTKHSKKRLLQMTYEDLIKISGIDSAKATMLLAAFELSKRAMEVNDTNLPTISTPKDVVAQLTELRHNKREHFVALYLNARNQLVHKEIISMGTLNANLVHPREVFEPALKHSAAGIMVAHNHPSGDPKPSEDDMEITKRLAEAGKMMGIELLDHVIIAANSHFSFKDEKLL; this is encoded by the coding sequence ATGAAAATTAAGGATTTACCAAAAATTGAACGCCCAAGGGAAAAGCTTATCGCAAAAGGAGCCGAGAATCTTAAGGACTCGGAACTTTTGGCTATTCTACTGCGGACCGGCAAAACCGGAAAAAATGTTATTGAGATCGCTTCGCAGATTTTGACCAAGCATTCCAAGAAGCGACTTTTACAGATGACCTACGAGGATTTAATAAAAATCAGTGGAATTGATTCCGCCAAGGCCACAATGCTTCTCGCCGCTTTCGAGCTTTCAAAACGCGCGATGGAGGTTAACGATACGAACTTGCCGACTATTTCCACCCCCAAAGATGTTGTGGCTCAATTAACCGAACTGCGCCACAACAAAAGAGAGCACTTCGTTGCTCTATATCTCAATGCCAGAAATCAGCTGGTTCATAAAGAAATAATTTCAATGGGAACACTAAATGCGAATCTTGTTCATCCTCGGGAAGTGTTTGAACCGGCCCTTAAACATTCAGCCGCCGGCATCATGGTTGCGCACAACCATCCATCCGGTGATCCAAAACCGTCAGAAGATGACATGGAAATCACGAAAAGATTAGCGGAAGCCGGCAAAATGATGGGCATCGAACTTTTGGATCATGTTATTATTGCAGCAAATAGCCACTTTAGTTTTAAGGATGAGAAACTTTTGTAA
- a CDS encoding nucleotidyl transferase AbiEii/AbiGii toxin family protein: MTLDTSIHKNIQLQILKEIYTDTTISSHLGFKGGTAALMFYDLNRFSVDLDFDLLDQSDEAKEKEIFEKILKIAQGYGEIRESRIKRYNLLIIFSYDPKAQNVKIEVNRREFGSRYELKTLLGISMLVMVREDMFANKIMAMYERVGKTSRDVFDVYFFTKNNWPINRDIVEQRAKLSFKEVLVKSIELLEKMDNRHILDGLGEFLTESQKDWARAKLRTETIFLLKARLESEK; encoded by the coding sequence ATGACTCTCGACACATCAATACATAAAAATATACAGCTCCAGATTCTCAAAGAAATTTATACCGATACCACGATTTCTTCGCACCTTGGTTTTAAGGGCGGCACAGCAGCTCTTATGTTTTATGATTTAAATCGTTTTTCGGTTGATCTTGACTTTGACCTCTTGGATCAGAGCGATGAAGCAAAAGAAAAAGAAATATTCGAAAAGATTTTGAAAATTGCTCAGGGTTACGGAGAAATACGGGAATCGCGGATTAAGCGTTACAACTTGCTCATTATTTTTTCATACGATCCGAAAGCTCAAAATGTAAAAATCGAAGTAAATCGCAGAGAGTTTGGTTCTCGCTATGAACTCAAGACCTTGCTCGGTATTTCTATGCTTGTCATGGTTCGCGAAGATATGTTTGCTAATAAGATTATGGCAATGTACGAACGGGTTGGCAAAACAAGCCGGGATGTTTTCGATGTGTACTTTTTTACCAAAAACAACTGGCCGATTAATCGAGATATAGTGGAGCAGCGTGCAAAATTGTCGTTTAAGGAAGTGTTGGTAAAAAGTATTGAGTTGCTCGAAAAAATGGACAATCGCCATATTCTCGACGGCCTTGGCGAGTTTTTGACCGAGAGCCAAAAGGATTGGGCACGAGCAAAACTCCGCACAGAAACAATCTTTTTATTAAAGGCGCGTTTAGAAAGCGAAAAGTAG